Below is a window of Gallaecimonas xiamenensis 3-C-1 DNA.
GCCGCCTGAGATCCAGACCCTGACCCTCTCCTACACCCTCTACAACCTCAGTGCGAGGGAGAACTCATGAACCAACACGAGCATTACTATGTTCCCACCAGCTCCATCTGGCCCATAGTGGGCGCCCTGGGGCTCTTTATGATCGCCTTTGGTGCCGGCCACTACGTGCCGGAAGTTACCCAGGGCAAGGAAGGCTTCGGCGGCTGGCTGTTGTTGGCGGGGCTGACCACCATAGTGCTGATGTGTTTTGGCTGGTTCGGCACCGTTATCCATGAATCCATGAAAGGGCTCTACTCGGCGCAGATGGACAGGTCTTTCCGTCAGGGCATGAGCTGGTTCATCTTCTCGGAAGTGATGTTTTTCGGGGCCTTCTTCGGCGCCCTGTTCTATGCCCGCATCTTTGCCGTGCCCTGGCTGGGGGGCGAGTCCAACAACATCTTCACCCATGAACTGTTGTGGCCGGACTTCGCCGGCACTTGGCCTGTGGCCGCCACCCCCGGTGGTAAGGAAACCGAGATCATGCCCTGGCAGGGGCTGCCCCTGTACAACACCATCATACTGCTCAGCTCCTCGGTGACG
It encodes the following:
- a CDS encoding cytochrome c oxidase subunit 3, whose product is MNQHEHYYVPTSSIWPIVGALGLFMIAFGAGHYVPEVTQGKEGFGGWLLLAGLTTIVLMCFGWFGTVIHESMKGLYSAQMDRSFRQGMSWFIFSEVMFFGAFFGALFYARIFAVPWLGGESNNIFTHELLWPDFAGTWPVAATPGGKETEIMPWQGLPLYNTIILLSSSVTVHLAHLSLEKGKRGPLKAWLGLTILLGAAFLFLQAEEYIHAYTEMGLTLHAGIYGNTFFMLTGFHGMHVTLGTLMLLVMWLRILKGHFSPHKHFGFMAASWYWHFVDVVWLCLFVFVYVL